From Brassica oleracea var. oleracea cultivar TO1000 chromosome C3, BOL, whole genome shotgun sequence, a single genomic window includes:
- the LOC106331366 gene encoding peptidyl-prolyl cis-trans isomerase FKBP53: MGQPNGKKATPGKQVMVSYTGKLQKNGEVFDSNKNGFNFLLGVGQVIKGWDVGVNGMRIGDKRKLTIPPSMGYGARGAGGDIPPNAWLTFDVKLLDVK, from the exons ATGGGCCAACCCAACGGAAAAAAAGCTACTCCTGGAAAACAG GTTATGGTCAGCTACACAGGAAAACTTCAGAAGAATGGGGAGGTCTTCGATTCCAATAAAAATGGTTTTAATTTCCTTCTAG GTGTTGGACAAGTAATTAAGGGATGGGACGTTGGCGTTAATG GAATGCGTATTGGTGACAAAAGAAAGCTTACAATTCCACCATCAATGGG GTACGGTGCTAGGGGTGCTGGTGGCGATATTCCTCCTAATGCTTGGTTGACGTTTGACGTCAAACTGTTGGATGTTAAGTAA
- the LOC106331356 gene encoding uncharacterized protein LOC106331356 produces MFSLIIRGRKPLELHKWLNFRVSLNPSAFSSASDVSLQDTQKGNSFTVSYLVESLGFTTKLAESIWTTDKGCNLVSVLALLRSHGFTDSHISTIIKTYPRLLLQDAESSLAPKLRFLTSRGASTSELTEILTKVPKILGIKKDKALSRYYDFVREIIVVADKSYYSLPEGSAQGNKLRNVLVLRDMGVPQRLLLPLLISNHHVCCGKEKFEETLKKVVEMGFEPATFRFVEALRMHYQLSDKTIQEKLSFYGKLGFSEGDVWEMFKKNPSFLPLSEKNVLNSIEAYLGLGFTRDEFAVLVKCHPQCLNYSAELVKRKTEFLVKDMNWPVKSLVSNPTVLGYNLEKRTIPRCNVIKALMSEGLLGSELPSLGSVLVCTDHAFLKRYVMKHGDDKKLVAELMAVFTGGHVS; encoded by the coding sequence ATGTTTTCTCTCATAATCCGCGGAAGAAAGCCACTGGAGTTGCACAAATGGCTTAACTTTAGAGTTTCACTAAACCCATCTGCCTTCTCCTCCGCTAGCGATGTGAGCCTTCAAGATACCCAAAAAGGTAACAGCTTTACCGTCTCTTACCTCGTCGAATCTCTAGGCTTCACCACCAAACTCGCCGAATCAATCTGGACCACAGACAAGGGTTGTAATCTAGTCTCTGTTCTCGCTCTTCTCAGAAGTCACGGGTTTACAGATTCTCACATCTCCACCATCATTAAAACTTATCCACGGCTTCTCTTACAAGATGCTGAGTCATCACTCGCTCCCAAGCTCCGGTTTTTAACCTCGAGAGGAGCTTCAACCTCCGAGCTCACCGAGATCCTCACCAAAGTCCCTAAGATCTTGGGAATCAAAAAGGACAAAGCTTTGAGCAGGTACTACGATTTCGTCAGAGAGATTATTGTAGTTGCAGACAAGAGTTATTATTCTTTGCCGGAGGGCAGTGCGCAGGGGAACAAACTAAGGAACGTATTAGTTTTGAGAGATATGGGAGTGCCTCAGAGGCTGCTTCTCCCCTTGCTCATCTCCAATCACCACGTCTGTTGTGGGAAAGAAAAGTTTGAAGAAACTCTTAAAAAAGTCGTTGAGATGGGTTTCGAACCCGCCACGTTTAGGTTTGTTGAAGCTCTTCGCATGCATTACCAGTTGAGCGACAAGACGATACAAGAGAAGCTAAGTTTTTATGGAAAGTTGGGGTTTTCTGAGGGAGATGTGTGGGAGATGTTCAAGAAGAATCCGAGCTTTCTACCGCTCTCGGAGAAGAACGTATTGAACTCCATCGAAGCCTATCTAGGCCTTGGGTTCACGAGAGATGAGTTTGCGGTGTTGGTCAAGTGCCATCCTCAGTGTCTGAACTATTCTGCTGAGCTGGTGAAGAGGAAGACTGAGTTTCTTGTGAAGGATATGAATTGGCCTGTGAAGTCTTTGGTTTCGAACCCTACGGTGCTTGGATACAACTTGGAGAAGAGGACTATCCCGAGGTGTAATGTAATCAAAGCTCTAATGTCGGAAGGTTTGCTAGGAAGTGAGCTTCCTTCGCTTGGCTCTGTTTTGGTGTGTACGGACCATGCGTTTTTGAAAAGGTATGTGATGAAGCATGGTGATGATAAGAAGCTTGTGGCTGAGTTGATGGCGGTTTTCACCGGAGGTCATGTTTCTTAG